Genomic DNA from Candidatus Zymogenaceae bacterium:
GCGGCCATCATGACGTTTTCGGTGGCCCCCACCGTGGGGAAGTCGAAGACGACGCGGTTTCCCCTGAGGCGTTTCGCCTCGGCGATGACGATGCCGTGTTCCTCGGTAATGGAGACCCCCAGGGCGGTGAAGCCCTTCAGGTGCTGATCCACCGGCCTGACGCCCAGCATGCACCCGCCGGGAAGCGAGACCCGCGCCTGCCGAAACCGGGCGATAAGGGCACCCATGACCAGAAACGACGCCCGCATCTTTCTGACCAGCTCCCAGGACGCCTCGTGGCTCGTGATGGGCCCGCTGTCCACCGCCAGAGCGTCTGCATCCTCGCGTACATCCGCCCCCAGCGCCTCAAGCAGGCTTTTTGTGGTGTGAATATCCATCAGGTCCGGGACCGACCGATAAAGAGATGTCCCCGGCGCCATGATCGAGGAGATAATGACCGGTAAAGCGGCGTTTTTCGAGCCGCTGATGGTGACGCTGCCCGTAAGGGGCGTTCCCCCGCGGATAACCATTTTTTCCAGCATACGGTGTCCCTTTCTATACCCGCCGCGCTACCACAACCCTGGGGTGACCGGCGTAATCCTGTGTTACGTGGCTTACCTCCATGTGTTCGACCTCATCACAGAGTCGAATCACCGCTTCCTTTTGTGCGGCGCCGATTTCAATGATGAGACACCCGTTTTCACGCAAATGTTCCGGCGCGCCGGCGACCAGAGGCGCGATAACGCCAAGCCCGTCGGGGCCGCCGGCCAGGGCGACGCGAGGCTCGTTCTTGACCTCCGGGGGGAGCAGCTCCATTTCGGTATCGGTCAGATAGGGCGGATTGGAGACGATCAGATCGAATGTGTGTCCCGCGACGGGCTCGTACAGGTCTCCCCGCCTGAGCGTCACCCGTCTGAAGACGTCATGCAATTCACAGTTCTTCCTCGTCACCTTCAGCGCATCCTCCGATACGTCGGTTGCGATGATATCACCGGCATCGAGGGATGAGGCGAGGGTGACGGCCACGGCCCCGGACCCGGTCCCGATTTCAAGAATGGAGGGTTCTGTAAGGTTCTTCATGCGAATATCCATGAGTGATTCGCTTACGAGAAACTCCGTTTCGGGGCGGGGAATGAGCACCGATTCGTTCACGATGAAGTTGAGCGAGTGAAACTCTTTGATCCCCGTAATGTAGGCGGCCGGGACGCCCGATCCGCGACGGAGGATCGGGGTGACGATGGTTTTATATTCTTTTCCGGTCAGGGGACGATCATGGTTGAGGTAGAGATCGAGGCGTCGGTATCCCAGGACATGGGCGATAAGGATTTCCGCATCAAGACGCGGCGACGGGACATTGCAGGAGTGGAGGTGCTGAGTCGCCCGGATGATCGCCTCTTTGAGGGTTTTGGGCAATCGCCGGGCGTCGGGAGTGTCGTCGCCGTGTGCTTCCATCGATTCGGCGGCGATATCCGGTTTCTCGGCCGGGAAAGGGGGTGTTGTCATGATGCCTGGCTCTTGAGGGCCTCCGCCTGATAATAGGTGGTCAGGGCGTCGATGAGTTCATCGATGTAACCGAGGAGTATCGAATCGAGCTTGTGCATGGTCAGGCCGATCCGGTGATCCGTTACCCGTCCCTGGGGGTAATTATATGTCCTGATTCTTTCAGACCGGTCCCCCGTCCCGACCTGACTTTTTCTCGCCTCGGATATTTCGTTCTGCTGTTTCTGGGTTTCAAGGTCGAGGAGCCTCGCCTTGAGGACCCGGAGCGCCTTCGTCTTGTTTTTGTGCTGGGACTTTTCATCCTGGCAGGTGACCACCAGTCCCGTAGGGATGTGCGTAATGCGCACGGCGCTGTCCGTGGTGTTGACCGATTGGCCGCCGTGACCGGTGGACCGGTAGGTGTCGATGCGTAAATCGTTGGAATCGATATCCACCTCGATATCGTCGGCTTCGGGAAGAATCGCCACGGTGACGGTGGAGGTGTGAATGCGCCCCTGGGCCTCGGTTTCCGGCACCCGCTGAACCCGATGTACGCCGCTCTCGTATTTCAGGCGGCTGTAGGCACCGTTCCCTTGGATGGATGCGATAACCTCCTTGAATCCCCCCACGCCGGTGCTGTTTTCGCTGATGATCTCCACCTTCCACCTGTTGTTCTCGGCGTAGCGGCTGTACATGCGGAAGAGGTCGGCGGCGAACAGGGCCGCCTCGTCGCCCCCCGCGCCGCCCCGGATTTCCAGGAATATATTCTTGGTGTCGTTGGGGTCCGTGGGGAGTAAAAGGAGCTTGAGTTTTTGCTCGCTCGCATCCTTTTCCGATTCAAGGCGTATAAGCTCCTCCTTGGCCATGGCAACGATGTCGTCGTCGTCATCGGAAAAGAGGGTTTTATTGTCATCGATCTGGCGCGTGATATCCCGATAGCGTCGAAATTCCTCCACGATCGGCTCCAGGTCGGCGTGTTCCTTGGTGAGTGATACGTACCGTTCCTGATCGGAAATGGTATCGGGATCGGATATCAGCCGTACCACTTCCTCGTAGCGATGTTCGATATCGTCAAGTTTACTGAACATGATCCGTGCCGTCCGTGCATGATGGGGCCGCCCCGGTGCCGTTTTGTCGTTCTTCCATCAAAAGAGCCGTGCTCAGGGCCGCCAGGGCCACCTCCAGCTGATCGTCGGAGGGCTCCCGGGTGGTGATGCGCTGGAGCCAGACTCCGGGAAGGGACATGGCCTGAAGCAGCCGGTTGTCCCTTTTCTCACCGGCCAGGCGGATCATCTCGTATGAGATGCCGGCGATGGGTATGAGGAGCGGGATCTTGATGAGCACATAAATCAGGTTCTTGACGAGCTTGGAGAGATTCTGAAGCTCGGGCATCAGGGGAAAGATCACGGCGAACATCACGATGCTGACCAGGAGCACAATCAGGATGAAAGACGTGCCGCAGCGGGGATGTTTCGTGGTATATTTTCTTGCGTTGTCCACGGTCAGCTCTTCTCCCGCCTCGTAGGCGAAGATGGATTTGTGCTCGGCGCCGTGGTACATGAATACCCTTCGAATATCCGGCATCAGGGAGATGACCATCAAGTAGATGACGAATATCATAACCTTGATGACGCCGTCTATCAGGTGAAACCAGAAGCTCTCGATGCCGATTTCCAGGGGTATGATTCGATCCATGTACGCGGTTGCGAGATGGGGAAGCACCACGAACAGAAACACGCCGAAGGCTAAAGAAAAGACGATGGTCAGCGCCATCATCCACGGTGATATGTCCCCATCGCCGTCCTCTTCCTCTGCGGCCTCGTTGGCGGAGTACGTCAGGGCCGTCATGCCGTGTACCAGGGATTCAAAGAGAATCACCACACCGCGAAACAGCGGTTTTTTGAGTACCGGGAAGGTCTCGGCGATGGAATTGACCGGATCTTCCTTGACCTTGATGCTTCCGTCGGACTTGCGCACCGCAACCGTCAGACTCTTCGGGGCGCGCATCATCACGCCCTCGATCACCGCCTGACCGCCCACTCTGATTTTATCCATAGGTGGTTACTGCTTTTTCTGGGTCTGTACGTTTGCGTATTTCTTTCGGAATTTTTCAACGCGTCCCGCCGTGTCGACCATCTTCTGCTTTCCGGTGAAGAAGGGGTGGCACTGGGAGCAGATTTCCACATGGATCTTCGGCTTGGTGGACCTGGTCTTGATCTCGCTGCCGCAGGCACACGTGATGACCGCGTCGGTATATTCGGGATGGATGTCCTTTTTCATGGTCTGTTCGCTCCGTTGGATTGAGTTTGCCGTTGTATCGCCTACGAAAAACCCCCTGTTTTCATCGGGGGCGTAACGCAGTTATCTCTATATTATAACTCTATTGATTCATATTTGCCAGAAAATCCGCATTAGATTCCGCGCCCTGGATTTTATCGAGGATAAACTCCATGGAGTCGATGGGGCTCAGCGGAGACAGGAGCTTTCTGAGTATCCACATGCGGTTGAGGGTCGCCTGGTCCATCAGGAGTTCCTCTTTCCTGGTGCCGGATCGGTTGATATCCATGGCCGGGAAGACCCGCTTGTCGGCGAGCTTTCTGTCGAGGTGGATTTCCATGTTGCCGGTACCCTTGAATTCCTCGAAGATGACCTCGTCCATGCGGCTGCCGGTGTCGATGAGAGCGGTTGCCATGATGGTCAGGCTTCCGCCGAACTCGATGTTCCGGGCTGCGCCGAAGAACCGCTTGGGTTTGTGCAGGGCGTTGGAATCGACGCCGCCGGAGAGGATCTTGCCGCTGGGGGGCACCACGGTGTTGTACGCCCTGGCGAGCCGGGTGATGGAATCCAGGAGGATCACCACATCCCGCTTATACTCCACCAGGCGTTTGGCCTTTTCGATGACCATCTCGGCCACCTGGACGTGCCGGGACGCCGGTTCGTCGAACGTGGAGCTGACCACCTCACCCTTGACGGATCGCTCCATGTCTGTGACCTCTTCCGGGCGCTCATCGATGAGGAGCACGATGAGGATGATGTCCGGATGGTTCGTGGTGATGGAGTTCGCCATCTCCTGAAGCAGCATGGTTTTCCCGGTCCGGGGCGGGGAGACGATCAGGCCCCGCTGTCCCTTGCCGATCGGGGTGAAGATATCCATGATGCGCGTCGAGTACCGGTTCTTTTCGTATTCCAGGTTGATTCGCTCTTCCGGGTAAAGGGGAGTGAGGTTGTCGAACATAATCCTGTCCCGGGAGTGATCCGGGGATTCAGCATTGACCTGTTCCACCTTTAAGAGGGCGAAGTAACGTTCAGATTCCTTGGGAGACCTGATCTGTCCCGAGATGGTATCGCCGGTGCGCAGGGAGAAGCGGCGAATCTGCGACGGCGATACGTAGATGTCGTCCGGGCCGGGCAGATAGTTATAGTCCGGCGCCCGGAGAAATCCGAAACCGTCCGGGAGGGTCTCCAGGACGCCCTCGGCATACACCACGCCGTTCTGCTCCGAGTGAGCCTGCAGGAGGCTGAAGATCAGTTCCTGGCGGGTCATACCGCTGGCGCCCTCGATCTCCAGCTCCTTGGCCATTGTGTGCAGGCCGCTGATGTCCTTTTTCTTCAGGTCGACCAGATTTATGATGTCGCTCTGTTCAGTTTCTACAGTAGTGGTGTCGGTTCCGTCCATGAAAAACCTTCTCGATTTGTGTTGGTACGCCGAGGCGCCGCGCGTGCGGTACATCGGAATCAGGGTGTTCCGTCGGCGTGTATTTTAATCTCGATCCGTGGATGGGGATTTCGGATTCGGCGCCGACATGGCAATTTATATGTTATTTAGTATAATGGCACACAAGGTATAAGTAGGAATGATGTTGCAGGTCCTTTTAACGTAACGTGGGTGAGAGTATAGGATTTATCGGGAGTTTTATCGTTATATACACACAACTATATGAAAACTGAAAAGCATACTGGGTACGGGCGGCTGTTCCGAAACCGCTTTTGAGGTGTGTTCCTCAAGAGGTGTATGCACTATAATGTATTTTCCGTATCCTGTCAAGCATTTTTCATCATCGTCGAATTACATTTCATTGGCGGGGGGGGTGGCATCGTCGTCGGCGTCCTCTTCAGGTAACGTTGTCGGCTCGATGGTCACCTCCCAGCACCCGCTGCCCCACTTTGAATAGATGGTTATATAATATATTCCCGGTCCGGCGAGGGTGAGCAGGTCCCCGTCCGCCAGGGGCTGGTCGATCAAAAGTTCCTCCGGCTCGTCTCCATACCCCTTGACCCGGAAATCGACGATGCCCTGGGGCCAGTCGAAATCGAGGGCGACGGCTTCGGTATCTACGAACACTTCGAACGTCGCGGAGGCGCCGCCGCCCCACAGATAGCCGGAGTGACCGCATCCGTTTTCCTGAGAGAGAGCGGGCATTCCTGCGAGGGAGAGCACAAGCGCACAGAACAGGATCGCCAGGGCCTGTCCGACAGGGTCGCCGAAACGGTATCGATTCATTTTCGCCTCAAAAAAAGGATACAACGGATGTGAAATAAT
This window encodes:
- the prmC gene encoding peptide chain release factor N(5)-glutamine methyltransferase, which gives rise to MTTPPFPAEKPDIAAESMEAHGDDTPDARRLPKTLKEAIIRATQHLHSCNVPSPRLDAEILIAHVLGYRRLDLYLNHDRPLTGKEYKTIVTPILRRGSGVPAAYITGIKEFHSLNFIVNESVLIPRPETEFLVSESLMDIRMKNLTEPSILEIGTGSGAVAVTLASSLDAGDIIATDVSEDALKVTRKNCELHDVFRRVTLRRGDLYEPVAGHTFDLIVSNPPYLTDTEMELLPPEVKNEPRVALAGGPDGLGVIAPLVAGAPEHLRENGCLIIEIGAAQKEAVIRLCDEVEHMEVSHVTQDYAGHPRVVVARRV
- the prfA gene encoding peptide chain release factor 1 is translated as MFSKLDDIEHRYEEVVRLISDPDTISDQERYVSLTKEHADLEPIVEEFRRYRDITRQIDDNKTLFSDDDDDIVAMAKEELIRLESEKDASEQKLKLLLLPTDPNDTKNIFLEIRGGAGGDEAALFAADLFRMYSRYAENNRWKVEIISENSTGVGGFKEVIASIQGNGAYSRLKYESGVHRVQRVPETEAQGRIHTSTVTVAILPEADDIEVDIDSNDLRIDTYRSTGHGGQSVNTTDSAVRITHIPTGLVVTCQDEKSQHKNKTKALRVLKARLLDLETQKQQNEISEARKSQVGTGDRSERIRTYNYPQGRVTDHRIGLTMHKLDSILLGYIDELIDALTTYYQAEALKSQAS
- a CDS encoding DUF1385 domain-containing protein; the protein is MDKIRVGGQAVIEGVMMRAPKSLTVAVRKSDGSIKVKEDPVNSIAETFPVLKKPLFRGVVILFESLVHGMTALTYSANEAAEEEDGDGDISPWMMALTIVFSLAFGVFLFVVLPHLATAYMDRIIPLEIGIESFWFHLIDGVIKVMIFVIYLMVISLMPDIRRVFMYHGAEHKSIFAYEAGEELTVDNARKYTTKHPRCGTSFILIVLLVSIVMFAVIFPLMPELQNLSKLVKNLIYVLIKIPLLIPIAGISYEMIRLAGEKRDNRLLQAMSLPGVWLQRITTREPSDDQLEVALAALSTALLMEERQNGTGAAPSCTDGTDHVQ
- the rpmE gene encoding 50S ribosomal protein L31, with translation MKKDIHPEYTDAVITCACGSEIKTRSTKPKIHVEICSQCHPFFTGKQKMVDTAGRVEKFRKKYANVQTQKKQ
- the rho gene encoding transcription termination factor Rho; translated protein: MYRTRGASAYQHKSRRFFMDGTDTTTVETEQSDIINLVDLKKKDISGLHTMAKELEIEGASGMTRQELIFSLLQAHSEQNGVVYAEGVLETLPDGFGFLRAPDYNYLPGPDDIYVSPSQIRRFSLRTGDTISGQIRSPKESERYFALLKVEQVNAESPDHSRDRIMFDNLTPLYPEERINLEYEKNRYSTRIMDIFTPIGKGQRGLIVSPPRTGKTMLLQEMANSITTNHPDIILIVLLIDERPEEVTDMERSVKGEVVSSTFDEPASRHVQVAEMVIEKAKRLVEYKRDVVILLDSITRLARAYNTVVPPSGKILSGGVDSNALHKPKRFFGAARNIEFGGSLTIMATALIDTGSRMDEVIFEEFKGTGNMEIHLDRKLADKRVFPAMDINRSGTRKEELLMDQATLNRMWILRKLLSPLSPIDSMEFILDKIQGAESNADFLANMNQ